From the genome of Schaalia dentiphila ATCC 17982, one region includes:
- the nadD gene encoding nicotinate-nucleotide adenylyltransferase, producing the protein MSTQDNHALQASDESAIEKTTEATAGATAAPASPQHPPRALRRRRAIGIMGGTFDPIHHGHLVAASEVMDVYGLDQVVFVPAAMQPFKADRRVTSAEHRYLMTVVATASNPRFAVSRVDIDRGGTTYTIDTLADLSREYPDSDFYFITGADALAQIAQWKDADKLFEQAHFIGVTRPGHNLSDPGLPHESVSLLEVPAMAISSTDCRTRVEEGKPVWYLVPDGVVQYINKYGLYRS; encoded by the coding sequence GTGAGCACGCAGGATAACCACGCGCTGCAGGCCTCCGACGAGTCCGCGATCGAAAAGACCACCGAGGCCACGGCGGGGGCGACCGCGGCCCCGGCCTCGCCCCAGCATCCCCCGCGCGCGCTGCGTCGGCGCCGCGCGATCGGCATCATGGGCGGCACATTCGATCCGATCCACCACGGCCACCTCGTCGCGGCCTCGGAGGTCATGGACGTCTACGGCCTCGACCAGGTCGTCTTCGTCCCCGCGGCCATGCAGCCCTTCAAGGCGGATCGACGCGTGACCTCGGCGGAGCACCGCTACCTGATGACGGTCGTCGCAACCGCCTCGAACCCTCGTTTTGCCGTGTCTCGCGTGGATATTGACCGCGGTGGGACGACCTACACGATCGATACGCTGGCGGACCTATCGCGCGAATACCCGGACTCGGATTTCTACTTCATCACGGGTGCCGACGCGCTGGCACAGATCGCGCAGTGGAAGGACGCCGATAAGCTCTTTGAGCAGGCGCACTTTATCGGCGTGACGCGCCCCGGGCACAACCTGTCGGATCCTGGATTGCCGCACGAGTCCGTGTCGCTGCTGGAGGTCCCCGCCATGGCGATCTCCTCGACGGACTGCCGTACGCGCGTCGAAGAGGGGAAGCCGGTGTGGTATCTGGTGCCCGACGGCGTCGTCCAATACATCAACAAATACGGCCTGTACCGGTCATAA
- a CDS encoding glutamate-5-semialdehyde dehydrogenase, translating to MDTAADISQVTDAARAAARVLANATTQVKNRGLEAIAAALIDRSDQILAANAEDVARGRAEQMSEGLLDRLALTPDRIRGIAEAVREIAGLPDPIGQVVRGMRTDIGLRVTQERVPLGVIGIIYEARPNVTIDAASLALKAGNAVVLRGGSAAQSSNRVLIEVCRDALTSVGLPADAITTVDPWGRAGARAMMRARGAIDALIPRGGAGLINAVVEESRVPVIETGTGNCHVYVDASADLEAAEAIIMNAKTQRVGVCNAAETLLVHADVAERFLVAAVTRLTTAGVTIHADEATRTVVDGQPSIDAEMIVDATEADWETEYLSMDLAVRVVADVDEAIEHIRRYSSGHTEGIVASDVAVVRAFRSGIDAAAIAVNASTRFTDGGQLGLGAEVGISTQKLHARGPMGLAELTTTTWIYEGEGTIRP from the coding sequence GTGGATACTGCTGCAGATATTTCCCAGGTGACGGATGCTGCTCGCGCTGCGGCGCGAGTGCTCGCGAACGCGACGACCCAGGTAAAAAACCGCGGTCTCGAGGCGATTGCGGCTGCGCTCATTGATCGCAGTGACCAGATCCTGGCCGCTAATGCTGAAGATGTCGCCCGCGGACGTGCGGAGCAGATGAGCGAGGGCCTGCTGGATCGCCTCGCTCTGACCCCCGATCGTATTCGTGGAATCGCCGAGGCCGTCCGCGAGATCGCGGGTCTGCCTGACCCGATCGGTCAGGTCGTGCGTGGAATGCGCACCGATATTGGCCTGCGAGTGACGCAGGAGCGCGTCCCCCTGGGCGTTATCGGCATCATCTACGAGGCCCGCCCCAACGTGACGATCGACGCTGCCTCGCTTGCTCTGAAGGCCGGCAACGCGGTCGTACTGCGCGGTGGAAGCGCCGCGCAGTCCTCGAATCGCGTCCTCATCGAGGTGTGCCGCGATGCGCTGACCTCCGTGGGCCTGCCCGCCGATGCGATCACCACGGTGGATCCGTGGGGCCGCGCGGGTGCCCGAGCAATGATGCGCGCGCGTGGAGCGATCGATGCGCTCATTCCGCGAGGGGGAGCGGGGCTGATCAATGCCGTCGTCGAAGAGTCGCGGGTTCCGGTTATTGAGACGGGCACGGGCAACTGTCACGTGTACGTGGATGCCTCTGCCGACCTGGAGGCCGCTGAGGCCATCATCATGAACGCGAAGACGCAGCGCGTGGGCGTCTGCAACGCGGCGGAGACTCTGCTCGTGCACGCCGATGTCGCCGAGCGTTTCCTCGTCGCCGCCGTCACCCGTCTGACGACGGCGGGCGTGACGATCCACGCGGACGAGGCTACACGGACCGTCGTCGATGGCCAGCCTTCGATCGATGCTGAGATGATCGTCGACGCGACCGAGGCCGACTGGGAGACCGAGTACCTCTCGATGGACCTGGCTGTGCGCGTCGTCGCCGACGTTGACGAGGCGATTGAGCATATTCGCCGCTATTCCTCGGGGCATACGGAGGGTATCGTGGCATCCGATGTGGCCGTCGTGCGCGCGTTCCGATCGGGCATCGATGCCGCTGCTATTGCCGTGAATGCTTCGACGCGTTTCACGGACGGTGGTCAGCTGGGCCTGGGTGCCGAAGTGGGTATCTCGACGCAGAAGCTGCACGCGCGCGGCCCGATGGGCCTCGCGGAACTGACGACGACCACGTGGATCTACGAGGGAGAAGGAACGATCCGCCCGTGA
- the rsfS gene encoding ribosome silencing factor — MSLPDATAELASLVARTAHDRGGINPVLVDVTSKLALADAFVVVSAPTDRQVRAIAEDIMDRIWAEQQRRPAHIEGRAEGTWVLLDYSDLLVHVLSEEEREYYALERLWGDCPAVPIDVDIDEARAAAAERAAAHGVESAQ, encoded by the coding sequence GTGAGCCTTCCCGACGCTACCGCAGAACTGGCGAGCCTGGTTGCTCGCACCGCGCACGACCGCGGCGGCATCAACCCGGTGCTTGTTGACGTGACCAGCAAGCTCGCCCTGGCTGACGCATTCGTGGTTGTTTCGGCGCCGACGGACCGTCAGGTGCGCGCCATCGCCGAGGACATCATGGATCGTATCTGGGCCGAGCAGCAGCGCCGCCCCGCCCACATCGAGGGGCGTGCGGAGGGCACGTGGGTGCTCCTGGACTACTCGGATCTGCTCGTTCACGTCCTGTCCGAGGAAGAGCGCGAGTACTACGCTCTCGAGCGCCTGTGGGGTGACTGCCCGGCCGTGCCGATCGACGTCGACATCGACGAGGCCCGCGCCGCTGCCGCCGAGCGTGCTGCCGCGCACGGTGTGGAGAGTGCGCAGTGA
- the proB gene encoding glutamate 5-kinase, with the protein MSGVSAASRIVVKIGSSSLSREDGGLDLNRIDSVARLVARWRGADREVVIVSSGAVAAGLDPLGFTSKPKDLPSVQAAAAMGQGLLMARWTAAFQAHHLDAAQVLLTTDDVMRRDHYTNVRASLTRLLGLGVVPILNENDAVTTRELRFGDNDRLAALIAQMIKADALVLLTDVDGLYTAPPDHPGSKLIERVESADDLMSVLVTGAGSRVGTGGMATKVQAAMLATTSGIGVQLASADALESVLAGKNVGTWFEPSRERPASRRLWIAHVAPSRGEIIVDEGAAQAITVGKKSLLVAGVRSVLGHFEAGDVVDVASPTGLVARGVSGYDSDTLAEIAGSGTAELQAAGHEHPRPAIHRDDLAVLGDAFSALSAD; encoded by the coding sequence ATGAGCGGAGTGTCCGCAGCTTCTCGCATCGTCGTCAAGATCGGCTCGTCGTCGCTCTCTCGCGAGGACGGCGGCCTGGATCTGAATCGTATTGACTCGGTCGCGCGCCTTGTGGCGCGCTGGCGCGGGGCGGACCGCGAGGTCGTCATCGTGTCGTCGGGCGCGGTCGCGGCGGGCCTTGATCCGCTTGGCTTCACCTCGAAACCGAAGGACCTGCCGAGCGTGCAGGCCGCTGCCGCGATGGGCCAGGGGCTTCTGATGGCGCGGTGGACGGCCGCCTTCCAGGCGCATCACCTCGATGCCGCCCAGGTGCTGCTGACCACGGACGACGTTATGCGCCGCGATCACTATACGAACGTGCGCGCCTCGCTGACGCGACTCCTCGGCCTCGGCGTTGTCCCGATTCTCAACGAGAACGACGCGGTGACCACCCGCGAGCTGCGTTTCGGCGACAATGATCGCCTTGCCGCGCTCATCGCCCAGATGATCAAGGCCGACGCCCTCGTGCTGCTGACTGACGTGGACGGCCTCTACACCGCTCCTCCGGACCACCCGGGCTCGAAGCTGATCGAACGGGTCGAGAGCGCGGACGACCTCATGAGCGTGCTCGTGACCGGCGCTGGCTCTCGCGTGGGCACGGGCGGCATGGCGACGAAGGTGCAGGCCGCCATGCTGGCGACCACCAGCGGCATTGGCGTGCAGCTGGCATCCGCGGATGCTCTGGAGTCGGTGCTTGCGGGCAAGAACGTTGGTACGTGGTTCGAGCCGTCGCGGGAGCGTCCGGCCTCGCGGCGCCTGTGGATCGCCCATGTGGCCCCGTCGCGCGGCGAAATCATCGTCGACGAGGGCGCAGCCCAGGCGATCACGGTCGGCAAGAAGTCTCTGCTGGTCGCAGGCGTACGTTCCGTGCTCGGCCACTTCGAGGCCGGTGACGTCGTCGACGTGGCTTCCCCGACGGGACTGGTCGCCCGCGGTGTGTCGGGATACGACTCCGACACGCTGGCCGAGATCGCCGGATCGGGCACCGCGGAACTGCAAGCCGCGGGTCATGAGCACCCCAGGCCGGCCATCCACCGCGATGACCTGGCGGTGTTGGGCGACGCATTTTCTGCGCTGAGCGCTGACTGA
- a CDS encoding histidine phosphatase family protein: MSASRIVLLRHGQTDFNLARRFQGRIDQPLNEAGRSQAAGAAGVLVSRLCEPSAEVGMIAAEDGRSYDDGGVRIVSSPLGRAVDTARIIARVFDIAGYPCEGPALDERLTERFYGSFEGKTYEEIAAEQAEAYAQYRAQGECDLAEVERSEVVGERVRDAVLEAARACRGDQSLIVVSHGSAIARGIVSLLGLDPAVFNGLRGVDNCHWSELVPVGMSTSKSAAISGWRLASHNIGSREDILGA; encoded by the coding sequence GTGAGCGCCTCGCGGATCGTTCTGCTGCGCCACGGCCAAACGGATTTCAACCTGGCGCGGCGCTTTCAGGGGCGTATCGATCAACCCTTGAACGAGGCCGGACGGTCCCAGGCTGCGGGTGCCGCCGGCGTGCTGGTGAGCCGCCTGTGCGAGCCGAGCGCCGAGGTTGGTATGATTGCCGCCGAAGATGGGCGCAGCTACGACGACGGGGGAGTGCGTATCGTGAGCTCGCCCCTGGGACGCGCGGTGGATACCGCGAGGATCATCGCACGCGTCTTCGACATCGCTGGATATCCCTGCGAGGGGCCGGCACTCGATGAGCGGCTCACGGAGCGCTTCTACGGGAGCTTTGAGGGTAAGACCTACGAGGAGATCGCCGCCGAGCAGGCCGAGGCCTACGCGCAGTATCGCGCTCAGGGGGAGTGTGACCTCGCTGAGGTGGAACGCTCCGAGGTTGTGGGTGAGCGCGTTCGCGATGCCGTCTTGGAAGCGGCACGGGCGTGCCGCGGGGACCAGTCTCTGATTGTCGTTTCGCATGGCTCCGCGATCGCACGTGGCATCGTGTCGCTGCTGGGCCTGGATCCGGCGGTCTTCAATGGGCTGCGCGGCGTCGATAACTGCCACTGGTCGGAGCTCGTGCCTGTCGGGATGTCGACCTCTAAGAGCGCGGCGATCAGCGGGTGGCGCTTGGCGTCGCACAACATCG